From the Equus przewalskii isolate Varuska chromosome 19, EquPr2, whole genome shotgun sequence genome, one window contains:
- the GPANK1 gene encoding G patch domain and ankyrin repeat-containing protein 1 — MSKPSLITFTPATDPSDLWKDGQQQSQPEELEPTLDGAAARAFYEALIGDESSTPEPQRARPEPASERKRKKRRVMRQAAAGASRGHGQSRSLEAEDKMTQWILRAAQEGNLAELRRLLDPQEAGGAGGNINTRDAFWWTPLMCAARAGQGAAVRYLLGRGAAWVGVCEVGGRDAAQLAEEAGFPEVARMVRESHGETRSPENRAQSPSPQYCETCDAHFQDSNHRTSTAHLLSLSRNLQPPNLPLGVPTSSPGFKMLLREGWEPGMGLGPRGEGRTNPIPTVLKRDQEGLGYRSVPQPRVTHFLARDTRAVAGRERAPRVITLTRREERRQEEKDRAWERDLRTYMNLEF; from the exons ATGTCCAAACCCTCCCTCATCACCTTCACCCCGGCCACTGACCCCAGTGACCTCTGGAAAGATGGGCAGCAGCAGTCACAGCCTGAAGAGCTGGAGCCCACCCTGGATGGGGCTGCAGCCCGAGCTTTCTATGAGGCCTTGATTGGGGATGAGAGCAGCACCCCTGAACCCCAGAGAGCTCGGCCTGAGCCtgccagtgagagaaagaggaagaaaagaagagtgatGCGACAGGCTGCAGCAGGAGCATCAAGAGGACATGGACAAAGTAGATCCCTTGAGGCCGAGGACAAGATGACCCAGTGGATATTGAGGGCAGCCCAGGAGGGGAACTTGGCAGAACTAAGAAGGCTGTTGGATCCTCAGGAAGCAGGGGGAGCTGGGGGGAATATCAACACTCGGGATGCCTTCTGGTGGACTCCCCTGATGTGTGCTGCCCGAGCAGGCCAGGGGGCGGCTGTGCGCTATCTCCTGGGCCGTGGGGCTGCCTGGGTGGGTGTCTGTGAGGTGGGtggcagggatgctgctcagctgGCCGAAGAAGCAGGCTTCCCTGAGGTGGCCCGCATGGTCAGAGAGAGCCATGGAGAGACGAGGAGCCCAGAGAATCG GGCCCAATCCCCTTCCCCCCAGTACTGTGAGACCTGTGACGCCCACTTCCAAGACTCTAACCACCGCACATCTACTGCTCACCTGCTGTCACTGTCTCGGAATCTCCAGCCCCCCAACCTGCCCCTTGGGGTGCCCACCTCCAGCCCAGGCTTCAAGATGCTGCTGAGGGAGGGCTGGGAGCCTGGAATGGGGCTGGGACCCCGGGGCGAAGGCCGCACCAATCCCATCCCCACTGTCCTCAAGAGGGACCAAGAAGGATTAGGGTACAGATCCGTGCCCCAGCCCCGAGTCACACACTTCCTGGCTCGGGATACCCGGGCTgtggctgggagagagagagccccTCGGGTGATCACACTGACtcggagggaggagaggaggcaggaggagaaggacaGGGCCTGGGAGCGGGATCTGAGGACATACATGAACCTTGAGTTCTGA